A single region of the Longimicrobium sp. genome encodes:
- a CDS encoding TonB-dependent siderophore receptor gives MRQITLLGAACLLCTAPLAAQSASSAAVPAEAPASIRFHIPAQPLADALREFGRQAGVPVRADLAAAAGVRSRAVAGAYTPEEALGRLVEGTGLRGFIAENGIAQVTRGGTAAYTLTPLTVVGTRNRGYAAARTSSATKTETPLRDVPQSVSLVTRELIADQAMQGMGDVARYLPGITMGQGEGHRDAPTIRGNSSTADFFVDGVRDDAQYYRDLYNVERVEALKGSNAMIFGRGGGGGVLNRVSKEAQWTPTRAVTMEGGSFDHRRGMVDVGQGLGSAVALRFNGMYENSGGFRDRASLERYGINPTLALALGTRTTFHAGYELFSDHRSVDRGLPSFNGRPSDGDITTFFGNPDSSYARVRVHSLGGVLEHRTRGGITLRNRTRYATYDKFYQNSYPGAVNAAGTQVALSAYNNSTDRANLFNQTDVIVEAATGPVRHTLLAGVEIGRQQTENYRETGFYNDNAASFTAPIGEPTVATPITFRQSATDADNRARTSVAGVYVQDQVELTRFLQLVGGVRFERFDIGVVNFRNGEVLDRRDDLVSPRAGLVLKPVQPVSVYGSYSVSYLPSSGDQFSSLNATTETLEPERFTNREVGAKWDVRPSFALTGALYRLDRDNTSAPDPVDPKKTVQTGSQRTTGWELGASGDLTSSWQVVAGFASQNAEITSTTSAAKAGQRVALVPHRTFALWNRVQLIPALGFGVGVVRQSDMFAAIDNTVTLPGFTRADAALFLRLGARASAQLNVENVLDERYYATSHGNNNIMPGASRTVRVSVSTRR, from the coding sequence ATGCGACAGATCACCCTTCTCGGGGCGGCGTGCCTGCTGTGCACCGCCCCGCTCGCGGCCCAGTCCGCCTCTTCCGCCGCCGTGCCCGCCGAGGCCCCGGCGAGCATCCGCTTCCACATTCCGGCGCAGCCGCTCGCCGATGCCCTGCGCGAGTTCGGGCGTCAGGCGGGCGTGCCGGTGCGCGCCGACCTGGCCGCGGCGGCGGGGGTGCGGTCGCGTGCCGTCGCCGGCGCGTACACGCCTGAGGAGGCGCTCGGCCGGCTGGTGGAGGGGACGGGGCTGAGGGGCTTCATCGCGGAGAACGGGATCGCGCAGGTCACGCGCGGCGGAACGGCGGCGTACACGCTGACGCCGCTGACCGTCGTCGGCACGCGGAACCGCGGGTACGCGGCGGCGCGCACCAGCAGCGCCACGAAGACGGAGACGCCGCTGCGCGACGTGCCGCAGTCGGTGAGCCTGGTGACGCGCGAGCTGATCGCCGATCAGGCGATGCAGGGGATGGGCGACGTGGCACGCTACCTTCCCGGGATCACGATGGGGCAGGGGGAGGGGCACCGCGACGCCCCCACCATCCGCGGCAACAGCTCCACCGCCGACTTCTTCGTGGACGGCGTGCGCGACGACGCCCAGTACTACCGCGACCTGTACAACGTGGAGCGGGTGGAGGCGCTCAAGGGCTCCAACGCGATGATCTTTGGGCGCGGCGGCGGCGGCGGCGTGCTCAACCGCGTCAGCAAGGAGGCGCAGTGGACGCCCACGCGCGCGGTGACGATGGAGGGCGGCTCCTTCGACCACCGCCGCGGGATGGTGGACGTGGGGCAGGGGCTGGGGAGCGCGGTGGCGCTGCGCTTCAACGGGATGTACGAGAACTCGGGCGGCTTCCGCGACCGGGCCTCGCTGGAGCGCTACGGCATCAACCCGACGCTGGCGCTCGCGCTCGGCACGCGCACCACCTTCCACGCGGGATACGAGCTCTTCAGCGACCATCGCTCGGTCGACCGCGGCCTCCCGTCGTTCAACGGGCGCCCGTCTGACGGGGACATCACCACCTTCTTCGGCAACCCGGACTCCAGCTACGCGCGGGTGCGGGTGCACTCGCTGGGCGGCGTGCTGGAGCACCGCACGCGCGGCGGCATCACGCTGCGCAACCGGACGCGCTACGCCACCTACGACAAGTTCTACCAGAACAGCTACCCCGGCGCGGTGAACGCGGCCGGCACGCAGGTGGCGCTCTCCGCCTACAACAACAGTACGGACCGCGCCAACCTGTTCAACCAGACGGACGTCATCGTGGAAGCCGCCACCGGCCCCGTGCGCCACACGCTGCTGGCGGGCGTCGAGATCGGGCGGCAGCAAACGGAGAACTACCGCGAGACGGGGTTCTACAACGACAACGCGGCCTCCTTCACCGCCCCCATCGGCGAGCCGACGGTCGCCACGCCCATCACCTTCCGCCAGAGCGCCACGGACGCGGACAACCGCGCGCGGACCTCGGTGGCCGGCGTGTACGTGCAGGACCAGGTGGAGCTCACGCGCTTCTTGCAGCTCGTGGGCGGGGTGCGCTTCGAGCGCTTCGACATCGGCGTCGTGAACTTCCGCAACGGCGAGGTGCTCGACCGCCGCGACGACCTGGTGTCGCCGCGCGCGGGGCTGGTGCTGAAGCCGGTGCAGCCGGTGTCGGTCTACGGCAGCTACAGCGTCTCGTACCTGCCCAGCTCGGGCGACCAGTTCAGCTCGCTGAACGCGACGACGGAGACGCTGGAGCCGGAGCGGTTCACCAACCGCGAGGTGGGCGCCAAGTGGGACGTGCGCCCGAGCTTCGCCCTGACCGGCGCCCTCTACCGCCTGGACCGCGACAACACCTCGGCCCCGGACCCCGTCGACCCCAAGAAGACGGTGCAGACGGGGAGCCAGCGCACCACGGGCTGGGAGCTCGGCGCGTCGGGCGACCTGACCTCGTCGTGGCAGGTGGTGGCCGGCTTCGCGTCGCAGAACGCGGAGATCACTAGCACCACGAGCGCGGCGAAGGCGGGCCAGCGCGTGGCGCTCGTCCCGCACCGCACGTTCGCGCTCTGGAACCGGGTGCAGCTCATCCCCGCGCTGGGCTTCGGGGTCGGGGTGGTGCGCCAGTCCGACATGTTCGCGGCCATCGACAACACCGTGACGCTCCCCGGCTTCACCCGCGCCGACGCCGCGCTCTTCCTGCGACTCGGCGCCCGCGCCAGCGCGCAGCTCAACGTGGAGAACGTCCTGGACGAGCGCTACTACGCCACCTCGCACGGCAACAACAACATCATGCCCGGCGCGTCGCGGACGGTAAGGGTGTCGGTGAGTACGCGTAGGTAA
- a CDS encoding S41 family peptidase — translation MTIRFRAPLRRILAGAALALLGTAPLHAQGTSLPDTPAGRRAAALLAELRDVSEERVRAFVGEQMSGQFQEIPLERHLAQFRRMSGDFANAPLQAVRSVSPTRLEVTVQGGGGPLTMTLDVEAAPPHRIVGLRVQPGGGGGGGEDEPAPAAPLTDAARAAVADSAAALLARNYVSRDTAERIGARLRERARAGAYAGMDRAALAQALTEDIRAVHPDRHLRVVVGAGGIGPARPAPRADSAGGFRYITDARVLPGNVGYLKMSSFPGAPEAMDEMAAALRTLERTDAMIIDLRASRGGSAGLANFLISHFTAPNLLSLAVFDPAAGDTTLRRTLADVPGPRRLDVPLFVLIDNGAGSAAEDVPFVLHNLGRATLVGERTAGAGRNNRMFPLGQGMSISISVTHVWDPCTGAAWERSGVTPDIPVPSADALEAALRAARDPARRPVTTLPQAQCRRR, via the coding sequence ATGACGATTCGATTCCGCGCCCCACTGCGGCGCATCCTCGCCGGCGCCGCGCTGGCGCTCCTGGGCACAGCGCCGCTCCACGCGCAGGGCACCTCCCTGCCCGACACGCCCGCCGGGCGCCGCGCCGCCGCGCTGCTGGCGGAGCTCCGCGACGTGAGCGAGGAGCGGGTGCGCGCCTTCGTGGGCGAGCAGATGAGCGGCCAGTTCCAGGAAATCCCGCTCGAGCGGCACCTGGCGCAGTTCCGCCGCATGTCCGGCGACTTCGCGAACGCGCCGCTGCAGGCGGTTCGCTCCGTCTCGCCCACGCGGCTGGAGGTGACGGTGCAGGGAGGGGGCGGGCCGCTCACGATGACGCTGGACGTGGAGGCCGCGCCTCCGCACCGCATCGTGGGACTCCGCGTGCAGCCGGGCGGCGGCGGTGGTGGCGGGGAGGACGAGCCGGCCCCCGCCGCTCCGCTCACCGACGCGGCGCGCGCGGCCGTGGCGGACAGCGCGGCGGCGCTCCTGGCGCGCAACTACGTCTCGCGCGACACGGCCGAGAGGATCGGCGCGCGGCTGCGGGAGCGCGCACGAGCCGGCGCGTACGCCGGGATGGACCGCGCCGCGCTCGCCCAGGCGCTGACGGAGGACATCCGCGCCGTGCACCCCGACCGGCACCTTCGCGTCGTGGTGGGCGCGGGGGGGATCGGTCCCGCGCGCCCCGCGCCCCGGGCGGACTCGGCGGGGGGCTTCCGCTACATCACCGATGCGCGGGTGCTCCCAGGCAACGTGGGCTACCTGAAGATGAGCTCCTTTCCCGGCGCGCCCGAAGCGATGGACGAGATGGCCGCCGCGCTGCGCACGCTGGAGCGCACCGATGCCATGATCATCGACCTGCGCGCGTCGCGGGGAGGGAGCGCGGGGCTCGCCAACTTCCTCATCAGCCACTTCACCGCCCCCAACCTGCTCTCCCTGGCGGTGTTCGACCCCGCCGCGGGCGACACCACGCTGCGCCGCACCCTCGCGGACGTCCCCGGGCCGCGCCGCTTGGACGTGCCGCTCTTCGTGCTGATCGACAACGGCGCGGGCTCTGCGGCGGAGGACGTCCCCTTCGTCCTGCACAACCTGGGGCGCGCCACGCTGGTGGGGGAGCGCACGGCCGGCGCGGGGCGCAACAACCGCATGTTCCCGCTGGGGCAGGGGATGAGCATCTCGATCTCGGTGACGCACGTGTGGGACCCGTGCACAGGCGCGGCGTGGGAGCGCTCAGGCGTCACGCCCGACATCCCCGTGCCGTCCGCCGACGCGCTGGAAGCCGCCCTGCGCGCCGCCCGTGACCCGGCCCGCCGGCCCGTCACGACGCTTCCCCAGGCGCAGTGCCGGCGGAGGTAA
- a CDS encoding M56 family metallopeptidase: MAPVVDGALSALVGWLLTYAIHSTLLLGGACLLARGRLVGERGADLLWKMALVGGLATATVQSVVDVGPSVDIPSAAAPVRMRRVELTEIRPGGGPPVVRRWSGPVRVGPRAPIGVLAALLTAAWALAAAVRLGMLARAHLRLRRCLAGRRALHAGELTRLAESLAGPRVRITVSELLPAPVALGRAEICLPRRVLDELTMGQQRSIVAHEAAHLVRRDPHWLLALGTVGAVFFFQPLNALGLRRYREGAEFLCDAWAVRATGRPRELARSIASIAAWLSAPAGEVPMAAMVEHGSPLVRRVHRLVGPERSGEDIRAWRAGAVAAILLLGAVLLSAPHASVRHPVLKRVAARQETFEELTRTGQLLRHVRTTGDGRLLDSLPRLR; the protein is encoded by the coding sequence ATGGCGCCGGTCGTTGACGGCGCGCTCTCCGCGCTCGTGGGGTGGCTGCTGACGTACGCCATCCACAGCACGCTCCTGCTGGGCGGCGCGTGCCTCCTTGCCCGCGGCCGTCTGGTCGGCGAGCGCGGGGCGGACCTCCTCTGGAAGATGGCGCTCGTGGGCGGGCTCGCCACGGCGACTGTGCAGAGCGTGGTGGATGTCGGCCCGTCCGTCGACATCCCCTCCGCCGCGGCGCCGGTGCGGATGCGGCGGGTGGAGCTGACGGAGATCCGGCCGGGTGGCGGGCCGCCCGTCGTGCGGCGCTGGAGCGGGCCGGTGCGGGTGGGGCCGAGGGCGCCCATTGGGGTGCTCGCGGCGCTGCTCACCGCGGCGTGGGCGCTGGCCGCCGCCGTGCGGCTGGGGATGCTGGCGCGGGCACACCTGCGCCTGCGCCGCTGTCTCGCCGGGCGGCGCGCGCTCCATGCGGGCGAGCTTACGCGGCTGGCGGAGTCGCTCGCCGGCCCGCGCGTGCGGATCACCGTGTCCGAGCTGCTCCCGGCGCCGGTGGCGTTGGGGCGCGCGGAGATCTGCCTGCCGCGGCGCGTGCTGGACGAGCTCACGATGGGACAGCAGCGGAGCATCGTGGCGCACGAGGCGGCGCACCTGGTCCGCCGCGATCCGCACTGGCTTCTCGCGCTCGGGACGGTGGGGGCCGTCTTCTTCTTCCAGCCGCTCAACGCCCTGGGGCTGCGCCGCTACCGTGAGGGCGCCGAGTTCCTGTGCGACGCCTGGGCGGTGAGGGCGACGGGGAGGCCGCGCGAGCTGGCGCGCTCCATCGCCTCCATCGCGGCGTGGCTGTCGGCGCCCGCGGGCGAGGTGCCGATGGCCGCCATGGTGGAGCACGGGTCGCCGCTCGTGCGCCGCGTCCACCGGCTGGTCGGGCCGGAGCGCTCCGGCGAGGACATCCGCGCCTGGAGAGCGGGCGCCGTCGCCGCGATCCTGCTGCTCGGCGCGGTGCTGCTGAGCGCCCCGCACGCCTCCGTCCGCCACCCCGTCCTCAAGCGCGTGGCGGCGCGGCAGGAGACGTTCGAGGAGCTCACAAGGACGGGCCAGCTACTTCGCCACGTGCGTACGACCGGCGACGGGCGGCTCCTCGATTCTCTGCCTCGGCTGCGCTGA
- a CDS encoding BlaI/MecI/CopY family transcriptional regulator yields the protein MTESPHLTELQLAILRVLWERGEAGVPEVYRALWDERRLAQSTIATMIGRMEKRAILTRRWEDRQYLYRPAVTEEEVRRSMVAGLTSLLFGGSSAALVSHLVESREIAPGDLDSVRALLDSIEEDDGAGR from the coding sequence ATGACCGAGTCTCCCCACCTGACCGAGCTTCAGCTTGCGATCCTGCGCGTCCTGTGGGAGCGCGGGGAGGCGGGGGTGCCGGAGGTTTACCGCGCGCTGTGGGACGAGCGGCGGCTGGCGCAGTCGACCATTGCCACGATGATCGGGCGGATGGAGAAGCGGGCGATCCTCACGCGCCGCTGGGAGGACCGCCAGTACCTGTACCGCCCCGCCGTCACCGAGGAGGAGGTGCGGCGGTCGATGGTGGCCGGGCTGACCTCGCTCCTCTTCGGCGGGAGCAGCGCGGCGCTCGTGTCGCACCTGGTGGAGTCGCGCGAGATCGCGCCGGGCGACCTGGATTCGGTGCGGGCGCTGCTGGACTCGATCGAGGAGGACGATGGCGCCGGTCGTTGA